The proteins below come from a single Larimichthys crocea isolate SSNF chromosome XIV, L_crocea_2.0, whole genome shotgun sequence genomic window:
- the chrnb1 gene encoding acetylcholine receptor subunit beta has product MKGLDLLLLACCLCSLSTLGGTSEVEKTLMKELFSNYNLKVRPAISPEHRVVVRVGMILSSFVGLNMKNEEMSTVVVMNLEWTDYRLSWKPKQYDGIEVLRIPAGKVWLPDIVLINNNDGTFDVALHVHVQVYNNGRVTWTPPALYYSSCGVKVTYFPFDWQNCTMQFRSYTYDSSEIDIQYALDSRGNEIKEIQLDEAFSEGGEWHIRHRPSRKNMNDDKYEDMTFYLIIERKPLYYVLNIILPCILITIIAIFNFYLPPDAGEKMGLSINVLLTLTVFLLLLADKIPETSLGVPIIVNYIMFTMILVTFSVILSVVVLNLHHRSPNTHQMPMWVRKIFIHMLPPYLGMLRPKVETPLSLETLPRREKRIVTISKVADEYFIRKPDSSILFPKPNRFQPEGMCTDLRKFIDGPSSYLTLPDELKTAIDSITYIAEALQAEKDYEALKEDWQYVAMVVDRMFLWIFVVFTTVGTLAIFADASFNHTPTDPFKSP; this is encoded by the exons ATGAAAGGCCTGGATCTGCTCCTGCTGGCATGTTGCTTATGCAGCCTGAGCACATTGGGAG GAACGTCAGAAGTGGAGAAGACTCTGATGAAGGAGCTCTTTTCCAATTACAACCTTAAGGTGCGGCCAGCAATCAGCCCTGAACACAGGGTGGTGGTCCGTGTGGGAATGATCCTCTCCTCCTTCGTTGGACTG aatatgaaaaatgaagaaatgagcACAGTTGTTGTCATGAATCTG GAATGGACAGATTATCGACTGTCATGGAAACCCAAGCAATATGATGGGATTGAGGTGTTGCGTATCCCCGCGGGGAAGGTTTGGCTGCCTGACATTGTCCTCATCAATAA TAATGACGGGACGTTCGATGTGGCCCTGCATGTCCATGTTCAGGTTTATAATAATGGCAGAGTGACCTGGACTCCCCCTGCACTCTATTACAGCTCTTGTGGAGTTAAG GTAACATATTTCCCGTTTGACTGGCAGAACTGCACCATGCAGTTCCGCTCGTACACGTACGACTCATCGGAAATCGACATACAGTACGCGCTGGACTCAAGAGGCAACGAGATCAAGGAGATCCAACTGGACGAAGCTTTCAGTG AGGGAGGCGAGTGGCACATCAGACACAGGCCGAGCAGGAAGAACATGAATGACGATAAGTACGAGGACATGACCTTCTACCTGATCATCGAGCGGAAGCCTCTGTACTACGTGTTGAACATCATCCTCCCCTGCatcctcatcaccatcatcgcCATCTTTAACTTCTACCTGCCTCCTGATGCAG GAGAGAAGATGGGTCTATCGATCAATGTGTTGCTCACCCTCACTgtgttcctgctgctgttggctGATAAGATCCCAGAGACATCACTGGGTGTCCCCATCATCGTCAACTACATCATGTTCACCATGATCCTGGTGACGTTTTCTGTCATCCTTAGTGTGGTCGTCCTTAACCTGCACCACCGCTCACCCAACACCCACCAGATGCCCATGTGGGTCCGCAAG aTCTTCATCCACATGCTGCCTCCTTACCTTGGCATGCTGCGGCCAAAAGTAGAGACCCCCCTGTCCCTGGAGACCCTGCCCCGCCGAGAGAAAAGGATTGTCACCATCAGCAAAGTGGCTGATGAATACTTCATCCGCAAGCCTGACTCCTCCATCTTGTTCCCCAAGCCCAACAG GTTTCAGCCAGAGGGCATGTGCACAGATTTGAGAAAGTTTATCGATGGTCCCAGCAGCTACCTCACGCTACCTGACGAGCTCAAGACAGCCATAGACTCCATCACGTATATTGCTGAGGCTTTGCAGGCTGAGAAGGACTACGAAGCT CTGAAGGAGGACTGGCAGTACGTAGCCATGGTGGTGGACCGCATGTTTCTCTGGATCTTCGTCGTCTTCACCACCGTGGGCACCTTGGCCATCTTCGCCGATGCCAGCTTCAACCACACACCCACCGATCCCTTCAAATCCCCCTGA
- the LOC109139514 gene encoding complement C1q-like protein 2 produces MAASVTQLVLLLCLSGTLADQSFTSSDAITAQESIRRDIKAELKELRDMVVQQNEELKATKAALDIQRMLVGDLRRENSALGASQRATTIRLERLEKENKMLKKNVEMENKEKATEIMPAQGLNTLGTKVAFSVALDCPGGLTYGPFDELTKVIFKWVSTNIGNAYNPATGTFTVPVRGVYYFRFSGVDDRANMWMGVFLYKNDQSVKYKQLQNGDGHLNLSFTVILQLERGDVIDARIFPGTRFAAAASGDINLSGFLLFSL; encoded by the coding sequence ATGGCTGCCTCAGTAACTCAGCTAGTACTGCTTCTCTGTCTAAGTGGGACTCTGGCAGACCAGAGCTTCACAAGCAGTGACGCGATCACAGCCCAAGAAAGCATCCGACGCGACATCAAGGCAGAGCTCAAGGAGCTCAGAGACATGGTGGTTCAGCAGAACGAGGAGCTGAAAGCTACCAAGGCTGCACTTGACATCCAGAGGATGCTGGTGGGCGACCTGAGGAGAGAGAACTCAGCCCTGGGAGCGTCACAGCGTGCAACAACCATTCGACTTGAGCGactggagaaagaaaataagatgctgaagaaaaatgtggagatggaaaacaaagaaaaagcaacagagATTATGCCTGCCCAGGGTCTGAACACTTTGGGGACCAAAGTGGCATTTTCTGTTGCTTTAGACTGCCCTGGTGGACTTACATATGGACCATTTGACGAACTTACAAAAGTCATTTTCAAATGGGTGTCTACCAATATTGGCAATGCCTACAACCCGGCTACTGGCACCTTCACTGTACCTGTTCGAGGAGTCTATTACTTTAGGTTCAGTGGTGTAGATGACCGTGCTAACATGTGGATGGGTGTTTTCTTGTATAAGAATGATCAGTCTGTCAAGTACAAGCAATTACAAAATGGGGATGGACATTTGAATTTGTCCTTTACAGTGATTCTGCAGCTGGAGAGGGGAGATGTTATTGACGCCCGCATATTTCCTGGCACTAGATTTGCCGCGGCGGCATCAGGGGATATCAATCTCTCTGGCTTCCTGCTGTTTTCTCTGTAA